One part of the Rhodococcus oxybenzonivorans genome encodes these proteins:
- a CDS encoding PPOX class F420-dependent oxidoreductase, whose protein sequence is MTTEFDRVSAAKYVLLTTFRKDGSPVATPLWAAPDGDRLLMWTVTDSYKVKRIRRNQEVTVAVCDARGKPKGPEVPGRAVVLDAAGTDHARDVIARKYGVLGWISMKLSLLRRGRTGTIGLAVTADDR, encoded by the coding sequence GTGACCACAGAATTCGATCGGGTGTCGGCCGCCAAGTATGTTCTGCTCACCACGTTTCGCAAGGACGGCTCCCCGGTGGCGACGCCACTGTGGGCGGCCCCCGACGGGGACCGGCTACTGATGTGGACGGTCACCGATTCCTACAAGGTGAAACGAATCCGCCGCAATCAGGAGGTCACGGTGGCGGTGTGCGATGCCCGGGGAAAGCCGAAGGGACCGGAGGTGCCGGGGCGGGCGGTGGTCCTCGACGCTGCGGGCACCGATCACGCGCGCGACGTCATCGCACGCAAGTACGGGGTTCTCGGGTGGATCTCGATGAAGCTCAGCCTGCTTCGGCGAGGCAGGACGGGCACCATCGGACTCGCCGTCACTGCGGACGACCGGTAG
- a CDS encoding ANTAR domain-containing protein has protein sequence MSTPLRLRPSTEPTTSKAPPGPGEILAAAKRILIASRGYGDAEAFEELLDVSRHHHVSVQRAARMLVVLTDRRQAAPLPAGSTAMAFGDWATSLSPSGRPPAPSVPTA, from the coding sequence ATGAGCACTCCACTCCGTCTGCGTCCTTCAACGGAACCCACCACCTCGAAGGCCCCGCCCGGCCCCGGCGAAATCCTCGCCGCGGCGAAGCGCATTCTCATCGCCAGCCGCGGGTATGGCGACGCCGAAGCATTCGAGGAACTGCTGGATGTTTCCCGGCATCACCACGTGAGCGTGCAACGCGCCGCACGAATGCTGGTCGTACTGACCGATCGGCGACAGGCGGCGCCGCTGCCCGCCGGATCGACTGCAATGGCGTTCGGCGACTGGGCCACCTCCCTCTCGCCGTCGGGTCGCCCACCTGCTCCGTCGGTGCCGACTGCGTGA
- a CDS encoding SDR family oxidoreductase, translating to MDFPRTAVVTGSDSGIGRAVAVALAAAGVNVGITYHTDRDGAKNTAREVRDNGADAYVRHLDLTDLPNSSAVIDELAAELGGVDVLVNCSGTGTAVPVMEMDFATWREVLSVNLDGAFLCTQRAVRHMIDAGRGGRIINITSVHEHAPKFGAAPYCASKAGLGGLTKVLALELAQYGITANSVAPGEISTPMTGQTDEEPRAKDRPGVPGRRPGDAREVAAVVSFLASPEASYVTGSSYVVDGGMLLMGPEANARLQSGEWTVASGNA from the coding sequence ATGGATTTCCCACGCACCGCGGTCGTCACCGGCTCCGATTCAGGAATAGGTCGCGCAGTGGCGGTGGCCCTCGCGGCAGCAGGGGTGAACGTCGGTATCACCTATCACACTGACCGGGACGGTGCAAAGAACACAGCCCGGGAGGTCCGCGACAACGGTGCCGACGCGTACGTCCGCCACCTCGACCTGACCGACCTGCCGAACTCCAGTGCCGTCATCGACGAACTCGCCGCCGAACTCGGCGGCGTCGACGTGCTGGTGAACTGTTCCGGCACGGGTACCGCGGTGCCGGTCATGGAGATGGATTTCGCGACGTGGCGCGAGGTGCTGTCGGTCAACCTGGACGGCGCTTTCCTGTGCACGCAGCGCGCCGTCCGGCACATGATCGATGCTGGGCGCGGCGGCCGCATCATCAACATCACCAGTGTCCACGAGCACGCACCCAAGTTCGGGGCGGCCCCGTACTGCGCGTCGAAAGCGGGGCTGGGCGGGTTGACGAAGGTACTGGCGCTCGAACTGGCGCAGTACGGAATCACGGCCAATTCCGTGGCGCCCGGCGAAATATCTACGCCCATGACGGGACAGACGGACGAGGAGCCCCGTGCGAAGGACAGGCCGGGCGTCCCCGGGCGTCGTCCCGGCGACGCGCGGGAAGTGGCCGCCGTCGTGTCGTTCCTCGCGTCACCCGAGGCGAGTTATGTCACCGGGTCGTCCTATGTGGTGGACGGCGGAATGCTCCTGATGGGGCCGGAGGCCAACGCCCGCTTGCAGAGCGGTGAATGGACGGTCGCGTCGGGAAACGCCTGA